One Cuculus canorus isolate bCucCan1 chromosome 2, bCucCan1.pri, whole genome shotgun sequence genomic region harbors:
- the MRS2 gene encoding magnesium transporter MRS2 homolog, mitochondrial isoform X2 produces MLRAALLPRVLRRHCPMAGTRLRAALRPPGERGIRWEGKCYQHATTEASQATLASVSPVFAVMKFDKEGNTSYFEKKKTELYQELGLQARDLRFQHLMSITTRNNRIIMRMEFLKAVITPEFLLVLDYRNLNLEHWLINELASQLAGEGQLVTYSLPFEFRAIEAILQYRISKLQGRLNTLQPQILETLEALVDPKLLSVDRSKLHILLQNGKSLSELETDLKVFKETILDILDEEELIEELCLSKWSDPQVFEVSASGIDHAEEMELLLENYYRQAEDLANEARELRVLIDDSESIIFINLDSHRNVMMRLNLQLTMGTFSLSLFGLIGVAFGMNLESSLEEDPKIFWLVTGIMFLGSGLIWRRLLSFLGRHLEPPLPPHVPAVLKKSQPASGRVEIKNNIKAETSGLSRSTLTSQ; encoded by the exons GTAAATGTTATCAGCATGCCACAACAGAGGCCTCCCAAGCCACCTTGGCTAGCGTGTCTCCAGTTTTTGCAGTG ATGAAGTTTGACAAAGAGGGAAACACTAGCTATTTTG aaaagaagaaaacagaattatacCAGGAGTTGGGTCTTCAAGCTCGAGATCTAAGATTTCAACACCTAATGAGCATTACAACTAGAAACAACAGGATCATCATGAGAATGGAG ttcttgaaGGCTGTCATCACGCCAGAGTTTCTTCTGGTACTAGATTACCGTAATTTAAATCTGGAACACTGGCTCATCAATGAACTAGCATCTCAGCTGGCTGGGGAAGGTCAGCTCGTTACATATTCCTTGCCCTTCGAATTCCGAGCCATAGAAGCCATCCTGCAGTACCGG ATCAGCAAACTGCAAGGGAGACTTAACACTTTGCAGCCTCAGATCCTTGAGACACTGGAAGCTCTAGTGGACCCCAAGCTTTTGTCTGTGGATAGGAGTAAACTACACATTCTCCTGCAAAATGGCAAGAG cttgtcagaactggaaacagatcttaaagttttcaaagaaacaatTCTGGATATCTTAGATGAAGAAGAATTAATAGAAGAGCTCTGTCTATCTAAATGGAGTGATCCACAAGTATT TGAGGTGAGTGCATCTGGGATTGACCATGCAGAGGAAATGGAGTTGCTGCTGGAGAACTATTACAGACAAGCAGAAGATCTTGCAAATGAAGCTCGTGAACTCAGAGTACTGATTGATGACTCGGAAAGCATAATCTTTATCAACCTGGACAG CCACCGTAATGTGATGATGAGACTCAACTTGCAGCTGACAATGGGgactttctctctctctctctttgggCTCATAGGAGTTGCATTTGGTATGAACTTGGAGTCATCTCTTGAAGAG GAtcccaaaatattttggctGGTAACTGGGATTATGTTTCTGGGAAGCGGTCTGATATGGCGCcgcttgctttcctttcttggaCGGCATCTAGAACCTCCACTACCTCCTCAT GTTCctgcagttttgaaaaaatCCCAACCAGCATCTGGAAGAGTGGAGATAAAGAACAACAttaaagcagaaacatctgGGCTGAGCAGAAGCACATTAACAAGCCAATAG
- the MRS2 gene encoding magnesium transporter MRS2 homolog, mitochondrial isoform X3 produces MLRAALLPRVLRRHCPMAGTRLRAALRPPGERGIRWEGKCYQHATTEASQATLASVSPVFAVKKTELYQELGLQARDLRFQHLMSITTRNNRIIMRMEFLKAVITPEFLLVLDYRNLNLEHWLINELASQLAGEGQLVTYSLPFEFRAIEAILQYRISKLQGRLNTLQPQILETLEALVDPKLLSVDRSKLHILLQNGKSLSELETDLKVFKETILDILDEEELIEELCLSKWSDPQVFEVSASGIDHAEEMELLLENYYRQAEDLANEARELRVLIDDSESIIFINLDSHRNVMMRLNLQLTMGTFSLSLFGLIGVAFGMNLESSLEEDPKIFWLVTGIMFLGSGLIWRRLLSFLGRHLEPPLPPHVPAVLKKSQPASGRVEIKNNIKAETSGLSRSTLTSQ; encoded by the exons GTAAATGTTATCAGCATGCCACAACAGAGGCCTCCCAAGCCACCTTGGCTAGCGTGTCTCCAGTTTTTGCAGTG aagaaaacagaattatacCAGGAGTTGGGTCTTCAAGCTCGAGATCTAAGATTTCAACACCTAATGAGCATTACAACTAGAAACAACAGGATCATCATGAGAATGGAG ttcttgaaGGCTGTCATCACGCCAGAGTTTCTTCTGGTACTAGATTACCGTAATTTAAATCTGGAACACTGGCTCATCAATGAACTAGCATCTCAGCTGGCTGGGGAAGGTCAGCTCGTTACATATTCCTTGCCCTTCGAATTCCGAGCCATAGAAGCCATCCTGCAGTACCGG ATCAGCAAACTGCAAGGGAGACTTAACACTTTGCAGCCTCAGATCCTTGAGACACTGGAAGCTCTAGTGGACCCCAAGCTTTTGTCTGTGGATAGGAGTAAACTACACATTCTCCTGCAAAATGGCAAGAG cttgtcagaactggaaacagatcttaaagttttcaaagaaacaatTCTGGATATCTTAGATGAAGAAGAATTAATAGAAGAGCTCTGTCTATCTAAATGGAGTGATCCACAAGTATT TGAGGTGAGTGCATCTGGGATTGACCATGCAGAGGAAATGGAGTTGCTGCTGGAGAACTATTACAGACAAGCAGAAGATCTTGCAAATGAAGCTCGTGAACTCAGAGTACTGATTGATGACTCGGAAAGCATAATCTTTATCAACCTGGACAG CCACCGTAATGTGATGATGAGACTCAACTTGCAGCTGACAATGGGgactttctctctctctctctttgggCTCATAGGAGTTGCATTTGGTATGAACTTGGAGTCATCTCTTGAAGAG GAtcccaaaatattttggctGGTAACTGGGATTATGTTTCTGGGAAGCGGTCTGATATGGCGCcgcttgctttcctttcttggaCGGCATCTAGAACCTCCACTACCTCCTCAT GTTCctgcagttttgaaaaaatCCCAACCAGCATCTGGAAGAGTGGAGATAAAGAACAACAttaaagcagaaacatctgGGCTGAGCAGAAGCACATTAACAAGCCAATAG
- the MRS2 gene encoding magnesium transporter MRS2 homolog, mitochondrial isoform X1, protein MLRAALLPRVLRRHCPMAGTRLRAALRPPGERGIRWEGKCYQHATTEASQATLASVSPVFAVMKFDKEGNTSYFALLIEKKKTELYQELGLQARDLRFQHLMSITTRNNRIIMRMEFLKAVITPEFLLVLDYRNLNLEHWLINELASQLAGEGQLVTYSLPFEFRAIEAILQYRISKLQGRLNTLQPQILETLEALVDPKLLSVDRSKLHILLQNGKSLSELETDLKVFKETILDILDEEELIEELCLSKWSDPQVFEVSASGIDHAEEMELLLENYYRQAEDLANEARELRVLIDDSESIIFINLDSHRNVMMRLNLQLTMGTFSLSLFGLIGVAFGMNLESSLEEDPKIFWLVTGIMFLGSGLIWRRLLSFLGRHLEPPLPPHVPAVLKKSQPASGRVEIKNNIKAETSGLSRSTLTSQ, encoded by the exons GTAAATGTTATCAGCATGCCACAACAGAGGCCTCCCAAGCCACCTTGGCTAGCGTGTCTCCAGTTTTTGCAGTG ATGAAGTTTGACAAAGAGGGAAACACTAGCTATTTTG CTTTATtgatagaaaagaagaaaacagaattatacCAGGAGTTGGGTCTTCAAGCTCGAGATCTAAGATTTCAACACCTAATGAGCATTACAACTAGAAACAACAGGATCATCATGAGAATGGAG ttcttgaaGGCTGTCATCACGCCAGAGTTTCTTCTGGTACTAGATTACCGTAATTTAAATCTGGAACACTGGCTCATCAATGAACTAGCATCTCAGCTGGCTGGGGAAGGTCAGCTCGTTACATATTCCTTGCCCTTCGAATTCCGAGCCATAGAAGCCATCCTGCAGTACCGG ATCAGCAAACTGCAAGGGAGACTTAACACTTTGCAGCCTCAGATCCTTGAGACACTGGAAGCTCTAGTGGACCCCAAGCTTTTGTCTGTGGATAGGAGTAAACTACACATTCTCCTGCAAAATGGCAAGAG cttgtcagaactggaaacagatcttaaagttttcaaagaaacaatTCTGGATATCTTAGATGAAGAAGAATTAATAGAAGAGCTCTGTCTATCTAAATGGAGTGATCCACAAGTATT TGAGGTGAGTGCATCTGGGATTGACCATGCAGAGGAAATGGAGTTGCTGCTGGAGAACTATTACAGACAAGCAGAAGATCTTGCAAATGAAGCTCGTGAACTCAGAGTACTGATTGATGACTCGGAAAGCATAATCTTTATCAACCTGGACAG CCACCGTAATGTGATGATGAGACTCAACTTGCAGCTGACAATGGGgactttctctctctctctctttgggCTCATAGGAGTTGCATTTGGTATGAACTTGGAGTCATCTCTTGAAGAG GAtcccaaaatattttggctGGTAACTGGGATTATGTTTCTGGGAAGCGGTCTGATATGGCGCcgcttgctttcctttcttggaCGGCATCTAGAACCTCCACTACCTCCTCAT GTTCctgcagttttgaaaaaatCCCAACCAGCATCTGGAAGAGTGGAGATAAAGAACAACAttaaagcagaaacatctgGGCTGAGCAGAAGCACATTAACAAGCCAATAG
- the MRS2 gene encoding magnesium transporter MRS2 homolog, mitochondrial isoform X5, whose product MCAQMKFDKEGNTSYFEKKKTELYQELGLQARDLRFQHLMSITTRNNRIIMRMEFLKAVITPEFLLVLDYRNLNLEHWLINELASQLAGEGQLVTYSLPFEFRAIEAILQYRISKLQGRLNTLQPQILETLEALVDPKLLSVDRSKLHILLQNGKSLSELETDLKVFKETILDILDEEELIEELCLSKWSDPQVFEVSASGIDHAEEMELLLENYYRQAEDLANEARELRVLIDDSESIIFINLDSHRNVMMRLNLQLTMGTFSLSLFGLIGVAFGMNLESSLEEDPKIFWLVTGIMFLGSGLIWRRLLSFLGRHLEPPLPPHVPAVLKKSQPASGRVEIKNNIKAETSGLSRSTLTSQ is encoded by the exons ATGTGTGCTCAG ATGAAGTTTGACAAAGAGGGAAACACTAGCTATTTTG aaaagaagaaaacagaattatacCAGGAGTTGGGTCTTCAAGCTCGAGATCTAAGATTTCAACACCTAATGAGCATTACAACTAGAAACAACAGGATCATCATGAGAATGGAG ttcttgaaGGCTGTCATCACGCCAGAGTTTCTTCTGGTACTAGATTACCGTAATTTAAATCTGGAACACTGGCTCATCAATGAACTAGCATCTCAGCTGGCTGGGGAAGGTCAGCTCGTTACATATTCCTTGCCCTTCGAATTCCGAGCCATAGAAGCCATCCTGCAGTACCGG ATCAGCAAACTGCAAGGGAGACTTAACACTTTGCAGCCTCAGATCCTTGAGACACTGGAAGCTCTAGTGGACCCCAAGCTTTTGTCTGTGGATAGGAGTAAACTACACATTCTCCTGCAAAATGGCAAGAG cttgtcagaactggaaacagatcttaaagttttcaaagaaacaatTCTGGATATCTTAGATGAAGAAGAATTAATAGAAGAGCTCTGTCTATCTAAATGGAGTGATCCACAAGTATT TGAGGTGAGTGCATCTGGGATTGACCATGCAGAGGAAATGGAGTTGCTGCTGGAGAACTATTACAGACAAGCAGAAGATCTTGCAAATGAAGCTCGTGAACTCAGAGTACTGATTGATGACTCGGAAAGCATAATCTTTATCAACCTGGACAG CCACCGTAATGTGATGATGAGACTCAACTTGCAGCTGACAATGGGgactttctctctctctctctttgggCTCATAGGAGTTGCATTTGGTATGAACTTGGAGTCATCTCTTGAAGAG GAtcccaaaatattttggctGGTAACTGGGATTATGTTTCTGGGAAGCGGTCTGATATGGCGCcgcttgctttcctttcttggaCGGCATCTAGAACCTCCACTACCTCCTCAT GTTCctgcagttttgaaaaaatCCCAACCAGCATCTGGAAGAGTGGAGATAAAGAACAACAttaaagcagaaacatctgGGCTGAGCAGAAGCACATTAACAAGCCAATAG
- the MRS2 gene encoding magnesium transporter MRS2 homolog, mitochondrial isoform X4 translates to MCAQMKFDKEGNTSYFALLIEKKKTELYQELGLQARDLRFQHLMSITTRNNRIIMRMEFLKAVITPEFLLVLDYRNLNLEHWLINELASQLAGEGQLVTYSLPFEFRAIEAILQYRISKLQGRLNTLQPQILETLEALVDPKLLSVDRSKLHILLQNGKSLSELETDLKVFKETILDILDEEELIEELCLSKWSDPQVFEVSASGIDHAEEMELLLENYYRQAEDLANEARELRVLIDDSESIIFINLDSHRNVMMRLNLQLTMGTFSLSLFGLIGVAFGMNLESSLEEDPKIFWLVTGIMFLGSGLIWRRLLSFLGRHLEPPLPPHVPAVLKKSQPASGRVEIKNNIKAETSGLSRSTLTSQ, encoded by the exons ATGTGTGCTCAG ATGAAGTTTGACAAAGAGGGAAACACTAGCTATTTTG CTTTATtgatagaaaagaagaaaacagaattatacCAGGAGTTGGGTCTTCAAGCTCGAGATCTAAGATTTCAACACCTAATGAGCATTACAACTAGAAACAACAGGATCATCATGAGAATGGAG ttcttgaaGGCTGTCATCACGCCAGAGTTTCTTCTGGTACTAGATTACCGTAATTTAAATCTGGAACACTGGCTCATCAATGAACTAGCATCTCAGCTGGCTGGGGAAGGTCAGCTCGTTACATATTCCTTGCCCTTCGAATTCCGAGCCATAGAAGCCATCCTGCAGTACCGG ATCAGCAAACTGCAAGGGAGACTTAACACTTTGCAGCCTCAGATCCTTGAGACACTGGAAGCTCTAGTGGACCCCAAGCTTTTGTCTGTGGATAGGAGTAAACTACACATTCTCCTGCAAAATGGCAAGAG cttgtcagaactggaaacagatcttaaagttttcaaagaaacaatTCTGGATATCTTAGATGAAGAAGAATTAATAGAAGAGCTCTGTCTATCTAAATGGAGTGATCCACAAGTATT TGAGGTGAGTGCATCTGGGATTGACCATGCAGAGGAAATGGAGTTGCTGCTGGAGAACTATTACAGACAAGCAGAAGATCTTGCAAATGAAGCTCGTGAACTCAGAGTACTGATTGATGACTCGGAAAGCATAATCTTTATCAACCTGGACAG CCACCGTAATGTGATGATGAGACTCAACTTGCAGCTGACAATGGGgactttctctctctctctctttgggCTCATAGGAGTTGCATTTGGTATGAACTTGGAGTCATCTCTTGAAGAG GAtcccaaaatattttggctGGTAACTGGGATTATGTTTCTGGGAAGCGGTCTGATATGGCGCcgcttgctttcctttcttggaCGGCATCTAGAACCTCCACTACCTCCTCAT GTTCctgcagttttgaaaaaatCCCAACCAGCATCTGGAAGAGTGGAGATAAAGAACAACAttaaagcagaaacatctgGGCTGAGCAGAAGCACATTAACAAGCCAATAG
- the MRS2 gene encoding magnesium transporter MRS2 homolog, mitochondrial isoform X7, with translation MKFDKEGNTSYFEKKKTELYQELGLQARDLRFQHLMSITTRNNRIIMRMEFLKAVITPEFLLVLDYRNLNLEHWLINELASQLAGEGQLVTYSLPFEFRAIEAILQYRISKLQGRLNTLQPQILETLEALVDPKLLSVDRSKLHILLQNGKSLSELETDLKVFKETILDILDEEELIEELCLSKWSDPQVFEVSASGIDHAEEMELLLENYYRQAEDLANEARELRVLIDDSESIIFINLDSHRNVMMRLNLQLTMGTFSLSLFGLIGVAFGMNLESSLEEDPKIFWLVTGIMFLGSGLIWRRLLSFLGRHLEPPLPPHVPAVLKKSQPASGRVEIKNNIKAETSGLSRSTLTSQ, from the exons ATGAAGTTTGACAAAGAGGGAAACACTAGCTATTTTG aaaagaagaaaacagaattatacCAGGAGTTGGGTCTTCAAGCTCGAGATCTAAGATTTCAACACCTAATGAGCATTACAACTAGAAACAACAGGATCATCATGAGAATGGAG ttcttgaaGGCTGTCATCACGCCAGAGTTTCTTCTGGTACTAGATTACCGTAATTTAAATCTGGAACACTGGCTCATCAATGAACTAGCATCTCAGCTGGCTGGGGAAGGTCAGCTCGTTACATATTCCTTGCCCTTCGAATTCCGAGCCATAGAAGCCATCCTGCAGTACCGG ATCAGCAAACTGCAAGGGAGACTTAACACTTTGCAGCCTCAGATCCTTGAGACACTGGAAGCTCTAGTGGACCCCAAGCTTTTGTCTGTGGATAGGAGTAAACTACACATTCTCCTGCAAAATGGCAAGAG cttgtcagaactggaaacagatcttaaagttttcaaagaaacaatTCTGGATATCTTAGATGAAGAAGAATTAATAGAAGAGCTCTGTCTATCTAAATGGAGTGATCCACAAGTATT TGAGGTGAGTGCATCTGGGATTGACCATGCAGAGGAAATGGAGTTGCTGCTGGAGAACTATTACAGACAAGCAGAAGATCTTGCAAATGAAGCTCGTGAACTCAGAGTACTGATTGATGACTCGGAAAGCATAATCTTTATCAACCTGGACAG CCACCGTAATGTGATGATGAGACTCAACTTGCAGCTGACAATGGGgactttctctctctctctctttgggCTCATAGGAGTTGCATTTGGTATGAACTTGGAGTCATCTCTTGAAGAG GAtcccaaaatattttggctGGTAACTGGGATTATGTTTCTGGGAAGCGGTCTGATATGGCGCcgcttgctttcctttcttggaCGGCATCTAGAACCTCCACTACCTCCTCAT GTTCctgcagttttgaaaaaatCCCAACCAGCATCTGGAAGAGTGGAGATAAAGAACAACAttaaagcagaaacatctgGGCTGAGCAGAAGCACATTAACAAGCCAATAG
- the MRS2 gene encoding magnesium transporter MRS2 homolog, mitochondrial isoform X6, with amino-acid sequence MKFDKEGNTSYFALLIEKKKTELYQELGLQARDLRFQHLMSITTRNNRIIMRMEFLKAVITPEFLLVLDYRNLNLEHWLINELASQLAGEGQLVTYSLPFEFRAIEAILQYRISKLQGRLNTLQPQILETLEALVDPKLLSVDRSKLHILLQNGKSLSELETDLKVFKETILDILDEEELIEELCLSKWSDPQVFEVSASGIDHAEEMELLLENYYRQAEDLANEARELRVLIDDSESIIFINLDSHRNVMMRLNLQLTMGTFSLSLFGLIGVAFGMNLESSLEEDPKIFWLVTGIMFLGSGLIWRRLLSFLGRHLEPPLPPHVPAVLKKSQPASGRVEIKNNIKAETSGLSRSTLTSQ; translated from the exons ATGAAGTTTGACAAAGAGGGAAACACTAGCTATTTTG CTTTATtgatagaaaagaagaaaacagaattatacCAGGAGTTGGGTCTTCAAGCTCGAGATCTAAGATTTCAACACCTAATGAGCATTACAACTAGAAACAACAGGATCATCATGAGAATGGAG ttcttgaaGGCTGTCATCACGCCAGAGTTTCTTCTGGTACTAGATTACCGTAATTTAAATCTGGAACACTGGCTCATCAATGAACTAGCATCTCAGCTGGCTGGGGAAGGTCAGCTCGTTACATATTCCTTGCCCTTCGAATTCCGAGCCATAGAAGCCATCCTGCAGTACCGG ATCAGCAAACTGCAAGGGAGACTTAACACTTTGCAGCCTCAGATCCTTGAGACACTGGAAGCTCTAGTGGACCCCAAGCTTTTGTCTGTGGATAGGAGTAAACTACACATTCTCCTGCAAAATGGCAAGAG cttgtcagaactggaaacagatcttaaagttttcaaagaaacaatTCTGGATATCTTAGATGAAGAAGAATTAATAGAAGAGCTCTGTCTATCTAAATGGAGTGATCCACAAGTATT TGAGGTGAGTGCATCTGGGATTGACCATGCAGAGGAAATGGAGTTGCTGCTGGAGAACTATTACAGACAAGCAGAAGATCTTGCAAATGAAGCTCGTGAACTCAGAGTACTGATTGATGACTCGGAAAGCATAATCTTTATCAACCTGGACAG CCACCGTAATGTGATGATGAGACTCAACTTGCAGCTGACAATGGGgactttctctctctctctctttgggCTCATAGGAGTTGCATTTGGTATGAACTTGGAGTCATCTCTTGAAGAG GAtcccaaaatattttggctGGTAACTGGGATTATGTTTCTGGGAAGCGGTCTGATATGGCGCcgcttgctttcctttcttggaCGGCATCTAGAACCTCCACTACCTCCTCAT GTTCctgcagttttgaaaaaatCCCAACCAGCATCTGGAAGAGTGGAGATAAAGAACAACAttaaagcagaaacatctgGGCTGAGCAGAAGCACATTAACAAGCCAATAG